Proteins encoded in a region of the Elizabethkingia bruuniana genome:
- a CDS encoding TonB-dependent receptor — protein sequence MKNAVIFLMGSCFISYSSNLKAQEKTTVKDPVKNIESVNVSGKQNLDALTVPRKTLDFIQSGTLGETLSKIPGIQNSYYGPNSGAPVIRSLSGNRVRVLENGVAVNDLSGISPDLNIDTEINNVQSITVYKSSAAVLYGGKAIGGAVDLETDYIPRQLPAKAFEFKGFLEGGTNSGQRQGFSAKGKVGKNWAWTVGANNYKQDVVRIPGSSKDPRCYDP from the coding sequence ATGAAGAATGCTGTTATTTTTTTAATGGGGAGTTGTTTTATTTCATACTCTTCTAACCTGAAAGCTCAGGAAAAAACTACCGTAAAAGATCCGGTGAAAAATATTGAGTCAGTCAATGTCTCCGGAAAACAAAATCTGGATGCCTTAACTGTTCCTCGGAAAACTCTTGATTTTATACAATCCGGAACACTTGGTGAAACTTTAAGTAAAATTCCGGGAATTCAGAATTCTTATTATGGACCTAATTCCGGAGCTCCCGTAATTCGTAGTCTTAGCGGGAATAGGGTAAGAGTATTGGAAAATGGTGTTGCAGTGAATGATCTCTCGGGAATTAGCCCGGATTTGAATATTGATACTGAGATTAATAATGTGCAGAGTATTACAGTATATAAAAGTTCGGCGGCAGTATTGTACGGAGGTAAAGCTATTGGCGGAGCGGTTGATTTGGAAACAGATTATATACCACGACAGCTCCCTGCAAAAGCTTTCGAATTCAAAGGGTTTTTGGAAGGCGGAACTAATAGCGGTCAGAGGCAGGGATTTTCAGCCAAAGGTAAAGTTGGAAAAAACTGGGCATGGACGGTAGGTGCAA